The genomic interval ATTGTTGGAAGATTTTTAGGATTTATTTTGGTTCCGTTTTATACCAATGTATTTTCTCCAACAGATTTTGGTATTCAATCATATATTTATGCTTTTTTAGCATTTGCAAATATTGTTTACATCTACGGTATGGATGCCGCGTTTATGAAATACGCTACTGTTGAAGAAAGCGATAAAAGAAAAGTTTATTCTACCGGTTATATTTTTGTTACAGTTACAACTTTACTATTTTCTATTTTTCTAGTACTAATTCATCAATGGCTTGCTGATAAAGCAGATTTATCGGATTATTCTTATATTTTATTATATGTAATTGGAATACTGTTTCTTGATACTGCCACGTTAATTCCATTTTCAAATCTTCGTTTAGAGAGAAAAGCTTTCAAATTTGCCTTAATAAAAATCATTAATATTTTGATAAATGTCGGCTTAAATTTTATTCTTATTCTAAAATATAAATTTGGAATTGAAGCAATTTTCATAAGCAATTTAGCCGCTTCAATTTTTTCTTTCGTCACACTAATTCCGGATATTTACAGAAATTTGGAATTTACGATTAATAAATTTTATCTTAAGAAAATGCTGTTTTTCGGATTGACATATTTGCCCGCAAGCGTTGCCGCAATGATTGTCCAAGTTATTGATGTGCCAATTGTTCGTGCTCTTACAAACGAAGCAACATTAGGAATTTACCGGGCAAATTATAAACTCGGAATTTTTATGATGCTTTTCGTTTCCATGTTTCAATATGCTTGGCAGCCGTTTTTCCTAACAAATGCAAAGGAAGAAAACGCCAAAAAAATATTTTCAAAAGTACTCAGTCTATTTTTAATTTTTTCAAGTTTTATGTGGATAATACTTTCCCTTTTTATTGATAATATTGCAAGTCTTCAATTTTATCACGGCAGAAGTATGATTGGCAAAGAGTATTTAACCGGAATTTATATAGTTCCAATTATTCTTCTTTCATATATTTTTCATGGTCTTTATATAAATTTTATTGCCGGAATTTACTTGGAAGAGAAAACAAAATATCTTCCGGCTATTACCGGAATTGGCGCGTTAATAAATATTGTCAGCAACTTTATATTAGTACCTGTTATTGGAATTTTCGGCGGCGCGATTTCAACATTATTTAGTTACATTTTTATGTCTATCGGAATTTTTATAGTATCGCAGAAATTTTATAAAATTGATTATGAATATTCTGTGATAATAAAAATTATGACAATAATATTTTTGGTTTGCGGCGTTTTCTATTATTATGTGTTTACTACAGGAATTACGTTTTCAATAAAAATTATTCTATTACTTTTTTATTTCAGCGCTTTTGCAATATTAAAAATTGTAAAGAAAAAAGATATAAGTTCAACTTTGAATTTAATATTCAAAAAGAAAAATAATCCGGCTGTATAGATTTTTACATTCTCTAAAGGTAATGTTGTATATTTTTGGATTATCTTACCTATTTTTGAACTGAAAAATTGACTCAACTTTTTTCCTTAATATATGTCTAAATAAAAAAAATTTAATCCATATTTTTTTACATAGATATTCAATTATTACTTAACAGTAAATAACTTTTTTAAACTGCAAGTTTTTCCTTTACATATTTTTTTATAAATTCATTTTGTAAATCTTCCAAAATAAATCCTAATCCTTATGAAAAAAATCGATTTAAATATTAAACGAATTTCAAAAACATTTGAAGATATTTCTCTTCCTGCTTATTCAACCGAGGGAAGTTCAGGCATGGATATAAGAGCGGCAGTTGAAAGCGAAATAATTCTTAAAGCCGGAAAAATTGTTTTAGTCCCGACGAATTTATCTGTTGAAATTCCAATCGGGTATGAAATTCAAGTTAGACCGAGAAGCGGATTAGCCGCAAAAAACGGAATCGGTGTTTTAAATTCACCGGGAACAATAGATTCTGATTACCGAGGCGAATTAAAAATAATTTTGTTTAACTTTGGCGAAGAAGATTTTATTATTAAACGAGGCGATAGAATTGCTCAATTAGTTTTAGCGCAAGTAATTTTAGCAAATATTAATCAAGTTGAAGATTTAAATTCATCTCAAAGGGGAGAAGGTGGATTTGGTCACACCGGAAAATCTTAGGATGAAAAATAATTATGTGTGATTTTGTACATTTACATAACCATTCTCATTACAGCTTGCAGGATGCTGCATGCACAATTGATTCGTTAATTACCGCAACGCAAAAAAATAATATGCACGCGATAGCATTAACCGATCACGGTGTTATGTACGGCATTTCCGAATTCTATAAAAAAGCAAAGAAAGCGCATATCAAACCAATAATCGGTGTTGAAGCTTACATCAATTTTGAAGGAACACGTTTTGAAAAAAACGAAAGCACGAATTTAAGGAAAAAATCAAAACAATATAATCATCTTGTACTTATTGCAAAAAATGAGGTTGGATATAAAAATTTAATTAAACTTTCTACGTTGGGTTTTACTGAAGGATTTTATTATAAACCACGAATCGATTTGGATTTGCTGCGTGAAAGATCAGAAGGATTAATTTGTACTTCAGCATGTTTGGCCGGACCTGTTGC from Ignavibacteriota bacterium carries:
- a CDS encoding oligosaccharide flippase family protein, coding for MLDKIKELTKDTALYGISTIVGRFLGFILVPFYTNVFSPTDFGIQSYIYAFLAFANIVYIYGMDAAFMKYATVEESDKRKVYSTGYIFVTVTTLLFSIFLVLIHQWLADKADLSDYSYILLYVIGILFLDTATLIPFSNLRLERKAFKFALIKIINILINVGLNFILILKYKFGIEAIFISNLAASIFSFVTLIPDIYRNLEFTINKFYLKKMLFFGLTYLPASVAAMIVQVIDVPIVRALTNEATLGIYRANYKLGIFMMLFVSMFQYAWQPFFLTNAKEENAKKIFSKVLSLFLIFSSFMWIILSLFIDNIASLQFYHGRSMIGKEYLTGIYIVPIILLSYIFHGLYINFIAGIYLEEKTKYLPAITGIGALINIVSNFILVPVIGIFGGAISTLFSYIFMSIGIFIVSQKFYKIDYEYSVIIKIMTIIFLVCGVFYYYVFTTGITFSIKIILLLFYFSAFAILKIVKKKDISSTLNLIFKKKNNPAV
- the dut gene encoding dUTP diphosphatase; this translates as MKKIDLNIKRISKTFEDISLPAYSTEGSSGMDIRAAVESEIILKAGKIVLVPTNLSVEIPIGYEIQVRPRSGLAAKNGIGVLNSPGTIDSDYRGELKIILFNFGEEDFIIKRGDRIAQLVLAQVILANINQVEDLNSSQRGEGGFGHTGKS